From the Fulvia fulva chromosome 2, complete sequence genome, one window contains:
- a CDS encoding Putative dolichyldiphosphatase: MDDPPLASLSLTHVRYNPADPLSYISAHLALVPQALMIAYVSLIWGTREIEILLMFTGQLGCEALNWLLKRYIREERPIQMLGKGYGMPSSHAQFVAYFSTFLTLFLLFRHDPHNHPNASHTHLPIPLWQRLGLGALGLVSAAAVAQSRIYLNYHTPKQVYTGVAAGVSCAVAWFVVTSAARRYGVIDKILELPPVKWLRFRDLVVNESLEDAGWHRWELAKQKRAELVGRKRK, translated from the exons ATGGATGACCCACCGCTAGCCAGTCTATCGCTGACACACGTTCGATACAACCCCGCCGACCCTCTCTCGTACATTTCCGCACACCTCGCTCTGGTCCCGCAAGCACTCATGATCGCATACGTCTCGCTGATATGGGGCACCCGCGAGATCGAGATTCTCCTCATGTTTACTGGACAGCTGGGATGCGAGGCTCTTAACTGGTTACTGAAGAGATACATAAGAGAGGAGAGACCAATTC AAATGCTAGGCAAAGGCTACGGTATGCCCTCGTCCCACGCCCAGTTCGTCGCCTACTTCTCCACCTTCCTCACTctcttcctcctcttccgACACGATCCACACAACCATCCCAATGCCTCGCATACACACCTCCCCATACCTCTCTGGCAGCGTTTGGGACTTGGAGCGTTGGGCTTGGTCAGCGCCGCGGCTGTCGCGCAGAGCAGGATATACTTGAATTATCATACGCCAAAGCAGGTGTACACTGGTGTTGCGGCGGGCGTGAGCTGTGCTGTTGCATGGTTCGTGGTGACAAGTGCGGCGAGGAGGTATGGCGTGATTGATAAGATCTTGGAGCTACCGCCGGTGAAGTGGTTGAGGTTTAGGGATTTGGTGGTTAATGAGAGTTTGGAGGATGCTGGGTGGCATCGGTGGGAATTGGCGAAGCAGAAGAGGGCGGAATTGGTAGGGAGGAAGCGGAAGTGA